A genomic segment from Elusimicrobiota bacterium encodes:
- the hypE gene encoding hydrogenase expression/formation protein HypE has translation MKKNLPVKITLAHGSGGRLTRELIELLFLKNFSNPALARLEDSAEVALGRERAAFTTDSYVVSPLEFPGADIGRIAVCGTVNDLAVKGARPLAISAGFIIEESFNTLRLSKIVRSMKAAAAEAGVPIVTGDTKVVEKGHADGLFINTSGIGLIPKGVNLSCEKIKPGDAVIVSGTLGDHGVAVMNARNSLGFSSVIKSDGAPLNAMIDGVLRAAPGGVRLMRDLTRGGLATALCELSEAAGLSAEIEETAVPVAPATDNACRMLGLDPLYVANEGKVVIFAAAACVAGILSALKRSKYGRKAAVVGRVIKESKPQVRLNTAIGGSRIILPLEGEQLPRIC, from the coding sequence ATGAAAAAGAACCTGCCTGTAAAAATAACTCTCGCGCATGGCAGCGGGGGGCGCCTTACCCGCGAACTGATAGAGCTGCTTTTTCTTAAAAATTTCTCAAACCCGGCGCTCGCAAGGCTTGAAGATTCGGCGGAGGTGGCGCTTGGCCGCGAGAGAGCCGCTTTCACCACGGACTCGTATGTGGTGAGCCCCCTTGAGTTTCCCGGCGCCGACATCGGCCGCATAGCGGTTTGCGGCACCGTGAACGATCTGGCCGTCAAAGGGGCTCGCCCGCTCGCGATTTCGGCCGGTTTCATCATTGAAGAAAGCTTTAATACGCTCAGACTTTCTAAAATAGTCCGTTCCATGAAAGCCGCCGCCGCCGAGGCCGGGGTTCCGATAGTGACGGGCGACACCAAGGTCGTTGAAAAGGGGCACGCCGACGGGCTTTTTATAAACACCTCCGGCATCGGCCTTATTCCCAAAGGCGTGAATTTATCCTGTGAAAAAATAAAACCCGGCGACGCCGTGATCGTAAGCGGCACTCTTGGTGACCACGGCGTGGCTGTTATGAACGCCAGAAATTCCCTGGGGTTTTCGAGCGTCATAAAAAGCGACGGGGCGCCGTTAAACGCCATGATTGACGGGGTCTTGCGGGCGGCGCCTGGCGGAGTGCGGCTCATGCGCGATCTGACGCGGGGCGGGCTTGCCACGGCTCTCTGCGAGCTCTCTGAAGCCGCCGGCCTCAGCGCGGAAATCGAAGAAACAGCCGTACCGGTCGCGCCTGCCACCGATAATGCCTGCCGGATGCTCGGCTTGGACCCGCTTTATGTGGCTAACGAGGGGAAAGTCGTTATTTTTGCGGCCGCGGCCTGCGTTGCCGGAATACTTTCCGCTTTAAAGAGAAGCAAATACGGCCGGAAAGCCGCCGTTGTAGGCCGGGTCATAAAGGAATCAAAACCTCAGGTAAGGCTGAATACCGCCATAGGCGGCTCGCGGATAATTCTGCCGCTTGAGGGCGAGCAGCTGCCGCGGATCTGCTGA
- a CDS encoding carbamoyltransferase HypF, which yields MSKLSRKLILVKGVVQGVGFRPNVYKLALADKIGGWVKNDAGGVTIEAEGAEPSLKKFISDLKLKKPPLSRVDSISVSSLSPLSENKFKIIKSGGIAGSSAIIPVDLALCADCRRELLTPGNRRFLYPFTNCTNCGPRFTIVKKLPYDRPFTTMAAFKMCPACKAEYENPLDRRFHAQPNACPVCGPSLQSSGGGETAMRCPLSSWEGVVFSKASAADSARGPRQASVTGLQNGQVHARGKILYGPAALEFAADIIRKGGIAAIQSLGGFHLACRADSAAAVTRLRKLKNRPHKPFAVMVRGVKEARLICRVSKPEETELDSHRAPVLMLFKTNKALLEPAAPGLASAGVMLAYTPLHAALFELLRRRGGGGPLIMTSGNRRDEPIARSPGEAGRALAGFADAFVVHDRPIHNRIDDSVAFVSKGEIRLVRRARGFVPEAVKLKGNFKLSALGCGADLKSTFCLTRGSEAFLSQHIGDLSEKLNRDFYLETLAKMKVLLKLKPEVIAYDPHPAYASRAMALGFKGRKVPVQHHAAHILSVAAERGLETPFIGAAFDGTGYGLDGRIWGGEFLVFEEKSWRRAGHLKYFRLPGGEAAVHEIWRGAFSLLSSALGPDFARTAPRIFKSVPAKNLATLNRMIMLGLNSPETSSMGRLFDAVSCLAGIRNVVTYEGQAPMELESLFKKPRKDFYEFPIIRENSLPRPFGDAGKHTTYQAPGKSAGSRPKERGLLIMDPSKAILGALADKGKARLVSERFHCGLAAATVQALKTISSETGIKTVCLSGGVFQNRTLLELVSGGLERGGLQVFSNSSVPANDGGISLGQAWYALKGFSE from the coding sequence ATGTCAAAACTTTCAAGGAAATTGATACTTGTAAAAGGCGTGGTGCAGGGCGTGGGCTTCAGGCCCAATGTTTACAAGCTGGCCCTGGCGGATAAAATAGGCGGCTGGGTAAAGAACGACGCCGGCGGCGTTACCATAGAAGCCGAGGGCGCGGAGCCCTCCCTTAAAAAGTTCATTTCCGACTTAAAACTTAAAAAACCGCCGCTTTCCCGCGTGGATTCCATTTCGGTATCGTCCCTTTCCCCGCTAAGCGAAAACAAATTTAAAATCATTAAAAGCGGCGGAATAGCCGGATCCTCGGCCATAATACCGGTCGACCTGGCCCTTTGCGCCGACTGCCGCCGGGAACTGCTGACCCCTGGAAACAGGCGCTTTCTTTATCCTTTCACCAACTGCACCAACTGCGGGCCGCGCTTCACTATAGTTAAAAAACTGCCCTATGACCGGCCTTTTACCACTATGGCCGCTTTTAAAATGTGCCCGGCCTGTAAGGCGGAGTATGAAAACCCTTTGGACCGCCGTTTTCATGCCCAGCCGAACGCCTGCCCGGTTTGCGGTCCCTCCCTTCAATCCTCTGGAGGAGGGGAAACCGCCATGCGGTGTCCCTTAAGCAGTTGGGAAGGGGTCGTTTTCTCAAAGGCCTCAGCCGCGGACAGCGCCAGAGGCCCGCGGCAGGCCAGTGTCACTGGCCTACAAAACGGCCAGGTCCATGCGCGGGGCAAAATACTTTACGGCCCAGCCGCTTTGGAATTTGCCGCTGATATTATAAGGAAAGGAGGCATAGCCGCTATCCAGAGCCTTGGCGGTTTTCACCTGGCCTGCCGGGCAGACAGCGCCGCGGCCGTGACGCGTTTAAGGAAACTTAAAAACAGGCCCCACAAGCCTTTTGCCGTCATGGTAAGAGGCGTAAAAGAGGCCCGGTTAATTTGCCGTGTTTCAAAACCGGAGGAGACTGAGCTCGACTCGCACCGCGCTCCGGTGTTAATGCTTTTCAAAACAAACAAGGCGCTGCTTGAGCCAGCCGCGCCCGGGCTTGCGAGTGCGGGAGTTATGCTTGCCTATACGCCGCTTCACGCGGCTCTTTTTGAGCTGTTGCGCCGGAGGGGCGGCGGCGGGCCGCTTATTATGACATCCGGCAACCGCAGGGATGAGCCCATAGCTAGATCGCCGGGGGAGGCCGGGCGCGCGCTTGCGGGGTTTGCGGACGCTTTTGTTGTTCACGACCGGCCGATTCATAACCGTATTGACGATTCCGTGGCTTTTGTTTCAAAAGGGGAAATACGGCTGGTCCGCCGCGCGCGCGGTTTTGTGCCGGAGGCCGTAAAACTTAAAGGAAACTTCAAGCTTTCAGCGCTCGGCTGCGGGGCGGACCTTAAAAGCACCTTTTGCCTTACCCGCGGCAGCGAAGCTTTTCTTTCCCAGCATATAGGCGATTTAAGCGAAAAACTTAACAGGGATTTTTACTTGGAAACACTGGCCAAAATGAAGGTCCTGCTTAAGCTTAAACCTGAAGTGATAGCTTACGACCCCCATCCCGCCTACGCTTCCCGCGCCATGGCCCTGGGTTTTAAAGGCCGGAAAGTGCCGGTTCAGCACCACGCGGCGCATATACTCAGCGTGGCGGCCGAGCGCGGCCTGGAGACTCCTTTCATAGGCGCGGCTTTTGACGGCACCGGATACGGCCTGGACGGCAGGATCTGGGGCGGGGAGTTCCTTGTTTTTGAGGAAAAAAGCTGGCGGCGGGCCGGGCATCTGAAATATTTCCGCCTGCCCGGAGGCGAGGCCGCTGTCCATGAAATATGGCGCGGCGCTTTCTCGCTGCTTAGTTCGGCGCTCGGGCCAGATTTCGCGCGGACGGCCCCTCGGATCTTTAAAAGCGTGCCGGCAAAAAATCTGGCAACGCTGAACCGAATGATAATGCTGGGCCTGAATTCCCCTGAAACCTCAAGTATGGGCCGCCTTTTTGACGCTGTCAGTTGTCTTGCGGGCATAAGGAATGTTGTTACTTATGAGGGGCAGGCGCCCATGGAGCTGGAAAGCCTTTTTAAAAAGCCGCGCAAAGATTTTTACGAGTTTCCGATTATAAGGGAAAATAGCCTGCCCCGCCCTTTTGGCGACGCAGGAAAACACACTACATACCAAGCTCCGGGAAAAAGCGCCGGTTCAAGGCCAAAAGAGCGGGGCCTGCTTATAATGGATCCTTCAAAAGCCATATTGGGCGCTTTGGCTGACAAAGGCAAGGCCAGGCTGGTTTCAGAACGCTTCCACTGCGGCCTTGCCGCCGCAACGGTCCAGGCGCTTAAAACTATCAGCTCCGAAACCGGCATAAAAACAGTCTGCCTCTCCGGCGGAGTCTTTCAGAACCGCACCTTGCTGGAACTTGTAAGCGGCGGCCTTGAGCGCGGGGGGCTACAGGTTTTCTCCAATAGTTCCGTGCCCGCAAACGACGGCGGTATTTCACTCGGCCAGGCCTGGTACGCGCTCAAGGGGTTCAGTGAATAG